A section of the Myxococcus virescens genome encodes:
- a CDS encoding sigma-54-dependent transcriptional regulator: MARILVIDDHDTLREGMAVTLTRAGHTVSAVRSGQDGLAAYRKAPFDLVVTDLKMDGMDGIEVTKSLKALDAGAVVMVVTAFGTIETAVQAMQQGAYDFITKPFPPEVLRAKVDKGLELASTRKQVERLTARTAAHDTDAALTHGSLVGDSEPMQRLVSQVLKVAQSDATVLVRGESGTGKELVARMLHQRSPRRDGPFIVVHCAALAETLLESELFGHERGAFTGAVKRKLGRFELADGGTLFLDEIGEIPASVQTKLLRVLQEKEIQRVGGEDTFKVDVRVVSATHRDLQAEVKAGRFREDLYYRLHIVPVVLPPLRERPEDISLLARHFVAKHAMRVNRRVMGLDDSALRALARHAWPGNVRELENVIEQALVFAEGEQLTDLDLPSHLTASGTPRVEAGLPVLQGDRPLPDILEDLERQLIARAYEKASGVKTETARLLGIKTSALYYKLEKYGFLPKGTPPEES, from the coding sequence ATGGCGCGAATCCTCGTCATCGACGACCACGACACGCTGCGTGAAGGGATGGCTGTCACCCTCACTCGGGCGGGCCACACCGTGTCCGCGGTGCGCAGTGGGCAGGACGGACTGGCCGCCTACCGCAAGGCGCCGTTCGACCTGGTCGTCACCGACCTGAAGATGGACGGCATGGACGGCATCGAGGTGACGAAGTCGCTCAAGGCGCTGGATGCCGGCGCCGTCGTCATGGTGGTGACGGCCTTCGGCACCATCGAGACCGCGGTACAGGCGATGCAGCAAGGCGCCTACGACTTCATCACCAAGCCCTTCCCGCCCGAGGTGCTGCGCGCCAAGGTGGACAAGGGGCTGGAGCTGGCCTCCACGCGCAAGCAGGTGGAGCGGCTGACGGCGCGCACCGCCGCGCACGACACGGACGCGGCCCTCACGCACGGCAGCCTGGTGGGCGACAGCGAGCCCATGCAGCGGCTGGTGTCCCAGGTGCTCAAGGTGGCGCAGAGCGACGCCACGGTGCTGGTGCGCGGAGAGAGCGGCACCGGCAAGGAGCTGGTGGCCCGGATGCTCCACCAGCGCTCCCCGCGCCGAGACGGCCCCTTCATCGTCGTGCACTGCGCGGCGCTGGCGGAGACGCTGCTGGAGAGCGAACTGTTCGGGCACGAGCGCGGCGCCTTCACCGGCGCGGTGAAGCGCAAGCTGGGGCGCTTCGAGCTGGCGGACGGCGGCACGCTGTTCCTGGACGAGATTGGCGAGATTCCCGCCTCCGTGCAGACGAAGCTCCTGCGCGTGCTCCAGGAGAAGGAAATCCAGCGCGTCGGCGGAGAGGACACGTTCAAGGTGGACGTGCGCGTGGTGAGCGCCACCCACCGGGACCTCCAGGCCGAGGTGAAGGCCGGACGCTTCCGCGAGGACCTCTACTACCGCCTGCACATCGTTCCGGTGGTGCTGCCGCCCCTGCGCGAGCGGCCCGAGGACATCTCCCTGCTGGCCCGGCACTTCGTGGCCAAGCACGCCATGCGCGTGAACCGGCGTGTCATGGGTTTGGACGACAGCGCGCTGCGTGCCCTGGCCCGCCACGCGTGGCCCGGCAACGTGCGCGAGCTGGAGAACGTCATCGAACAGGCGCTCGTCTTCGCCGAGGGTGAGCAGCTCACCGACCTGGACCTGCCCTCACACCTCACTGCCAGTGGCACCCCGCGCGTCGAGGCGGGCCTGCCAGTGCTCCAGGGCGACCGCCCCCTGCCCGACATCCTGGAGGATTTGGAGCGTCAGCTCATCGCCCGGGCCTATGAGAAGGCCAGCGGCGTGAAGACGGAGACGGCCCGTCTGCTAGGTATCAAGACGTCCGCGCTGTACTACAAGCTGGAGAAGTACGGCTTCCTCCCCAAGGGGACGCCTCCCGAGGAAAGCTGA
- a CDS encoding TetR family transcriptional regulator, which yields MNLRPLALLLSLLLAMPGQAASGLEAVRGRAQSARAETRSLRGQQQALRDELNGLAARIETLKAQRQGRLMAGTELEDALRRSQELSGQLTGLAQAVVAAEGEAERAHLALHTALSDELSRLLAAWEGTADRGQRETLLEAVRSVRAEREAIRAALPASQVPSLNKATAGGDDPEDLLAQADTLRDTRDKVRERLKALRGRITEVREERDLDRRMNDFLGEESMFDDQDRRLRLRMGSDRALQVERSVPGTSAPNFQGDSPDDPPPNVGGRPGEGVDPGRPPYPAQVSARATDRRPQVETQRAQDLAAGGPVDLAAMEAEATRLETLARELEGRATKLERRAQEMGVP from the coding sequence ATGAATCTCCGCCCCCTCGCCCTCCTGCTGAGCCTGCTGCTGGCCATGCCCGGTCAGGCCGCGTCTGGGCTGGAGGCGGTGCGGGGACGGGCCCAGTCGGCTCGCGCGGAGACGCGCTCGCTGCGGGGTCAGCAGCAGGCCCTGCGCGACGAGCTCAACGGGCTGGCGGCACGCATCGAAACGCTGAAGGCGCAGCGCCAGGGCCGGCTGATGGCGGGGACGGAGCTGGAGGACGCGCTGCGGCGTTCGCAGGAGCTGAGCGGCCAGCTCACCGGGCTGGCGCAGGCCGTCGTCGCGGCGGAGGGCGAAGCGGAGCGCGCCCACCTGGCCCTGCACACGGCGCTGTCGGACGAGCTGTCGCGGCTGCTCGCGGCGTGGGAAGGCACCGCGGACCGGGGCCAGCGGGAGACGTTGTTGGAGGCGGTGCGCTCGGTTCGCGCCGAGCGGGAAGCCATCCGCGCAGCCCTGCCCGCGTCCCAGGTGCCCTCGCTGAACAAGGCCACCGCGGGCGGTGATGACCCCGAGGATTTGCTGGCCCAGGCGGACACGCTCCGCGATACCCGGGACAAGGTGCGCGAGCGGCTGAAGGCGCTGCGCGGCCGCATCACCGAGGTGCGCGAGGAGCGCGACCTGGACCGGCGCATGAACGACTTCCTCGGCGAGGAGTCGATGTTCGACGACCAGGACCGGCGCCTGCGCCTGCGCATGGGGAGCGACCGGGCGCTGCAGGTGGAGCGCTCCGTGCCAGGCACCAGTGCGCCGAACTTCCAGGGTGACAGCCCCGACGATCCGCCCCCCAACGTGGGCGGACGCCCCGGTGAAGGTGTCGACCCGGGCCGCCCCCCCTATCCGGCGCAGGTGTCTGCCCGGGCCACGGACCGGCGGCCCCAGGTCGAAACGCAGCGCGCCCAGGACCTGGCGGCGGGCGGCCCCGTGGACCTGGCGGCGATGGAGGCCGAGGCCACACGGCTGGAGACGCTGGCCAGGGAACTGGAAGGCCGCGCCACGAAGCTGGAGCGGCGCGCGCAGGAGATGGGCGTCCCCTGA
- a CDS encoding tetratricopeptide repeat protein: MCGAPYRTLGNTEAVLYLLVSMSDARLEQFKKMVVDFPDSPMSHFSLGKLYLERRQYPEAAQALESAVRLDPTYAAAMVALGDAWAGAGESDKAREVLGRAREHALAQGHPGLAEEIDERIADLS; the protein is encoded by the coding sequence ATGTGCGGCGCACCCTACCGCACCCTTGGCAACACGGAAGCGGTCCTCTATCTGCTGGTGTCCATGAGCGACGCCAGGCTGGAACAGTTCAAGAAGATGGTGGTGGACTTCCCGGACTCCCCCATGAGCCATTTCTCCCTCGGGAAGCTGTACCTGGAGCGGCGGCAGTACCCGGAGGCCGCCCAGGCCCTGGAGTCGGCCGTCCGGCTGGACCCCACCTATGCGGCCGCCATGGTGGCCCTGGGGGATGCCTGGGCGGGGGCAGGCGAGTCCGACAAGGCGCGCGAGGTGCTGGGCCGGGCCCGGGAGCACGCCCTGGCCCAGGGGCACCCGGGGCTCGCCGAGGAAATCGACGAGCGCATCGCCGACCTGTCGTAG
- the rsfS gene encoding ribosome silencing factor, with product MATKKKTTAKKTTTRAPAARKKTVSGKTPAKKKAPAAKKSAAKAPTKAPAKKKKAKLPVAPPQKAGPAENPAAKALAHRIGNLLVDKKAQDVVILDVRGMTSYADYFVIASAETDRQVSAMAENVQVQLKTGDEPLRPIGTEGFETGQWVLLDYGEVVAHLFLTDLRAHYDLEGLWADASREKLA from the coding sequence ATGGCCACGAAGAAGAAGACGACCGCGAAAAAGACCACCACCCGGGCCCCGGCGGCCCGGAAGAAGACGGTATCGGGCAAGACGCCCGCGAAGAAGAAGGCCCCCGCAGCCAAGAAGTCGGCGGCGAAGGCCCCCACCAAGGCCCCCGCGAAGAAGAAGAAGGCGAAGCTCCCAGTTGCCCCTCCCCAGAAGGCGGGCCCCGCGGAGAACCCGGCCGCCAAGGCGCTGGCGCACCGCATCGGCAACCTGCTGGTGGACAAGAAGGCGCAGGACGTCGTCATCCTCGACGTGCGCGGGATGACGTCCTACGCGGACTACTTCGTCATCGCCTCCGCGGAGACGGACCGCCAGGTGAGCGCCATGGCGGAGAACGTCCAGGTGCAGCTCAAGACGGGTGACGAGCCCCTGCGTCCCATCGGCACCGAGGGCTTCGAGACGGGTCAGTGGGTGCTGCTCGACTACGGCGAGGTGGTGGCGCACCTGTTCCTCACCGACCTGCGCGCGCACTACGACCTCGAGGGCCTCTGGGCCGACGCGTCTCGGGAGAAGCTGGCCTGA
- a CDS encoding 23S rRNA (pseudouridine(1915)-N(3))-methyltransferase RlmH, whose product MKVRLLSIGKDRSGLYEPAVQEYAKRLGHYTRFELVELAEASGKRLKPGDAKAAEAEAILSKRKPQDWLVALDERGSLLDSVELSRYVGKAQTGAKDLLFIIGGDEGLDARVRDAANLTLSLSKMTLPHRLARVVLIEQLYRAFTILKGEPYHK is encoded by the coding sequence GTGAAGGTCCGGCTCCTCTCCATCGGCAAGGACCGTTCGGGCCTGTATGAGCCCGCGGTCCAGGAGTACGCCAAGCGCCTGGGCCACTACACCCGCTTCGAGTTGGTGGAACTGGCGGAGGCCAGCGGCAAGCGGCTCAAGCCCGGCGACGCGAAGGCCGCCGAAGCCGAGGCGATTCTCTCCAAGCGCAAGCCGCAGGACTGGCTGGTGGCCCTGGACGAGCGCGGCTCACTGCTCGACTCCGTCGAGCTGAGCCGCTACGTCGGCAAGGCGCAGACGGGCGCCAAGGATTTGCTGTTCATCATTGGCGGGGACGAGGGGCTCGACGCACGCGTGCGGGACGCGGCGAACCTCACGCTGTCCCTGTCGAAGATGACGCTGCCTCACCGGCTGGCGCGCGTGGTGCTCATCGAACAGCTCTACCGCGCGTTCACCATCCTCAAGGGCGAGCCGTACCACAAGTAG
- a CDS encoding RNA ligase RtcB family protein: protein MRTDASSETLPTSAPQAPVRVIASAQSWVEGEAVRQLEAMARLPGMKLAVGLPDLHPGKGAPVGAAFTSEGFLYPYLVGSDIGCGMGLWNVDLLARKAKPERWAGKLDLEGPWTGDTEGFLQEHGVKSSGYEAALGTVGGGNHFAELQRVDAVHDAKVFSALGLEADRLLLLVHSGSRGLGEAILRAHVDRHAAGGLADDSPEAQTYLTRHDHAVAWGRANRALVARRMLDGIGAMGQRVLDVCHNSVTPRRDTGRTQWLHRKGAAPSDEGPVVIPGSRGALSYLVIPTGESHASAHSLAHGAGRKWTRSAARERMRERFTAESLTRTAFKSHVVCENKDLLFEEAPPAYKPIDRVVTDLVEAGLVRVVATLAPVLTYKTRARPE from the coding sequence ATGCGCACTGACGCCTCCTCTGAAACGCTCCCCACTTCCGCGCCGCAGGCGCCCGTGCGTGTCATCGCCTCCGCCCAGTCCTGGGTGGAAGGCGAGGCGGTGCGGCAACTCGAAGCCATGGCCCGCTTGCCAGGGATGAAGCTGGCGGTGGGCCTCCCGGACCTGCATCCCGGAAAGGGTGCTCCGGTGGGCGCGGCCTTCACCTCCGAAGGCTTTCTCTATCCCTATCTGGTCGGCAGTGACATCGGCTGTGGCATGGGCCTGTGGAACGTGGACCTGCTGGCACGTAAAGCCAAGCCCGAGCGTTGGGCAGGCAAGTTGGACCTGGAAGGCCCGTGGACGGGTGACACGGAAGGTTTCCTCCAGGAGCACGGCGTGAAGTCCTCGGGCTACGAGGCCGCGCTGGGCACGGTGGGCGGCGGCAACCACTTCGCGGAGTTGCAGCGGGTGGACGCGGTCCATGACGCGAAGGTCTTCAGCGCCCTGGGCCTGGAGGCGGACCGCTTGCTGCTCCTGGTGCACTCCGGCTCGCGCGGCCTGGGTGAAGCGATTCTCCGGGCCCACGTGGACCGGCACGCGGCGGGCGGGCTCGCGGACGACTCACCCGAGGCGCAGACCTACCTCACGCGCCATGACCACGCGGTGGCCTGGGGCCGGGCCAATCGGGCCCTGGTGGCGCGGCGAATGCTGGACGGCATCGGCGCGATGGGCCAACGAGTCCTCGACGTGTGCCACAACAGTGTCACCCCTCGGCGTGACACGGGACGGACGCAGTGGCTGCACCGCAAGGGCGCGGCGCCGTCCGACGAAGGGCCGGTGGTGATTCCCGGCAGCCGCGGCGCACTGAGCTACCTGGTGATTCCCACCGGTGAGAGCCACGCCAGCGCGCACAGCCTGGCGCACGGCGCGGGCCGCAAGTGGACACGCTCCGCAGCCCGGGAGCGAATGCGCGAACGCTTCACGGCGGAATCGCTCACCCGCACCGCCTTCAAGAGCCACGTGGTGTGTGAGAACAAGGACCTCCTCTTCGAGGAGGCGCCGCCCGCGTACAAGCCCATCGACCGCGTGGTGACGGACCTGGTGGAAGCAGGGCTGGTCCGAGTGGTGGCCACCCTGGCGCCCGTCCTCACGTACAAGACGCGCGCCCGGCCGGAGTAG
- a CDS encoding GNAT family N-acetyltransferase: MEANQVEHMTYLARNLPGAIVKDTPGLLLVDSGLPCNTFNVVCRARLERHEADARIAAAVSHFRDKAFPFAWWVGPDAAPEDLDARLSAHGLVNAEQELGMSMDLSRLPGLTLPSGLCIRRAEDEHTLADFARVVAANWEPADPHVLDFYARTAHVALAPDSPIRFFVGYLDGEAVAASECHRAWGVAGLYSVATVRHARRRGIGAALTLAPLLDAREAGYRTATLQASAQGQGVYSRLGFVPQGTFREYQ, translated from the coding sequence ATGGAAGCCAATCAGGTGGAGCACATGACCTATCTGGCGCGAAATCTCCCCGGCGCCATCGTGAAGGACACTCCCGGGCTGCTGCTCGTCGACTCCGGGTTGCCCTGCAACACCTTCAACGTGGTGTGCCGGGCCCGGCTCGAGCGCCACGAAGCGGACGCGCGCATCGCCGCCGCCGTCTCCCACTTCCGGGACAAGGCCTTTCCCTTCGCATGGTGGGTGGGGCCGGACGCCGCGCCCGAGGACCTGGACGCCCGCCTGTCGGCGCACGGTCTGGTGAACGCCGAGCAGGAGCTGGGCATGTCCATGGACCTCTCCCGGCTGCCAGGACTCACGCTGCCCTCGGGGCTGTGCATCCGCCGCGCCGAGGACGAACACACCCTGGCGGACTTCGCCCGCGTCGTCGCGGCGAACTGGGAGCCCGCCGACCCCCACGTGCTGGACTTCTACGCGAGGACGGCGCACGTGGCGCTCGCACCCGACAGCCCCATCCGCTTCTTCGTGGGCTACCTGGACGGCGAGGCGGTCGCCGCCAGTGAGTGCCACCGGGCGTGGGGGGTCGCGGGCCTCTACTCGGTGGCCACCGTGCGGCACGCTCGGCGACGAGGCATTGGCGCGGCGCTCACGCTGGCACCCCTGCTGGATGCCCGGGAGGCGGGCTACCGGACAGCCACCCTCCAGGCGTCCGCGCAGGGCCAGGGCGTCTATTCCCGGCTGGGTTTCGTACCCCAGGGGACCTTCCGCGAGTATCAATAG
- the gpmI gene encoding 2,3-bisphosphoglycerate-independent phosphoglycerate mutase, translated as MTPAHKVLLCILDGWGIRQERDNNAIVLAGTPHLDKLASPYPFTELQTAGLAVGLPEGQMGNSEVGHTNIGAGRIVYQDLVRINRAAESGELAQNPVLRAALDGVKADGKALHLLGLVSPGGVHSSMDHLFALLKAAKERNVAHVYVHAFLDGRDTPPQSALGYVEELERFLHETHTGRIATVTGRFYAMDRDKRWDRVHQAYEALVFGRGPKAPDALSAIRAAYAEKVTDEFVKPTVLATGDGTPVGRIQDGDAVLFFNFRADRARELTQALAFPEFKEFDRGGLRLGRYVCMTQYDETFKLPALFEPDQPQDIFPELLSRQGLRQFRTAETEKYAHVTFFFNGGREVVYAGEDRHLVPSPRDVKTYDLKPEMSAYEVTAELVKRLDSGKYDFALVNFANPDMVGHSGRLDAAMKAVKAVDECLGALGKACERNGWVLAISADHGNCEQMVDLETGEPHTAHTLNPVPFHLIHPDFRGQKLRPGILADIAPTLCKVMGLPQSKEMNRQGLLP; from the coding sequence ATGACGCCCGCGCACAAGGTCCTGCTCTGCATCCTGGATGGTTGGGGTATTCGCCAGGAGCGTGACAACAACGCCATCGTCCTGGCCGGCACGCCGCACCTCGACAAGCTGGCGAGCCCCTACCCCTTCACCGAGCTGCAGACGGCGGGTCTGGCCGTGGGCCTGCCCGAGGGGCAGATGGGCAACTCCGAGGTGGGCCACACCAACATCGGCGCGGGGCGAATCGTCTACCAGGACCTGGTGCGCATCAATCGCGCCGCGGAGTCCGGAGAGCTGGCGCAGAACCCCGTGCTTCGCGCGGCCCTCGACGGAGTGAAGGCGGACGGCAAGGCCCTGCACCTGCTGGGGCTGGTGTCGCCCGGCGGCGTCCATTCGTCCATGGACCACCTGTTCGCGCTGCTCAAGGCCGCGAAGGAACGCAACGTGGCCCACGTCTACGTGCACGCCTTCCTGGACGGGCGTGACACGCCGCCGCAGAGCGCGCTGGGCTACGTGGAGGAGTTGGAGCGCTTCCTCCACGAGACGCACACCGGCCGCATCGCCACCGTGACCGGGCGCTTCTACGCCATGGACCGCGACAAGCGCTGGGACCGGGTGCACCAGGCCTACGAGGCGCTGGTGTTCGGCCGCGGGCCCAAGGCGCCGGACGCACTGAGCGCCATCCGCGCGGCCTACGCGGAGAAGGTCACCGATGAATTCGTGAAGCCCACGGTGCTGGCCACCGGTGACGGCACGCCGGTGGGCCGCATCCAGGACGGCGATGCGGTGCTCTTCTTCAACTTCCGCGCGGACCGGGCGCGGGAGCTGACGCAGGCCCTGGCGTTCCCGGAGTTCAAGGAGTTCGACCGGGGCGGGCTGCGGCTGGGTCGCTACGTGTGCATGACCCAGTACGATGAGACGTTCAAGCTGCCCGCGCTCTTCGAGCCGGACCAGCCGCAGGACATCTTCCCGGAGCTGCTGTCACGCCAGGGGCTGCGCCAGTTCCGCACGGCGGAGACGGAGAAGTACGCGCACGTCACGTTCTTCTTCAACGGCGGCCGAGAGGTCGTCTACGCGGGCGAGGACCGGCACCTGGTGCCCAGCCCGCGCGACGTGAAGACGTACGACTTGAAGCCGGAGATGTCCGCCTACGAAGTCACGGCCGAGCTGGTGAAGCGGCTCGACTCCGGGAAGTACGACTTCGCGCTGGTGAACTTCGCCAACCCCGACATGGTGGGCCACAGCGGGCGGCTGGACGCGGCGATGAAGGCGGTGAAGGCGGTGGATGAATGCCTGGGCGCGCTGGGCAAGGCGTGCGAGCGCAACGGCTGGGTGCTGGCCATCTCCGCCGACCATGGCAACTGCGAGCAGATGGTGGACCTGGAGACGGGCGAGCCCCACACCGCGCACACGCTCAACCCGGTGCCCTTCCACCTCATCCACCCGGACTTCCGAGGGCAGAAGCTGCGCCCGGGCATCCTCGCGGACATCGCGCCCACCCTCTGCAAGGTGATGGGATTGCCGCAGTCCAAGGAGATGAACCGTCAGGGCTTGCTGCCGTGA
- a CDS encoding ComF family protein, giving the protein MLKALLDVLYPPSCLACTKVLPGPEGFFCETCDTAVERLPPACCRTCAEPGAFPGDTCPRCRATPPPFARAWAPFAHEGPLARAIHRFKYEDHPNLAGPLGALLADEARSFLSRAPELVVALPLHTRRYHARKYDQAQLLAGTLAKATGRKAPVGLLTRHRETQRQVGLSEAERANNVAGAFAASSRVSGQRVLLVDDVFTTGATARAAASALLEAGAVQVEMLTLARAFSLE; this is encoded by the coding sequence GTGCTGAAGGCCCTTCTGGACGTGCTCTATCCCCCTTCGTGCCTCGCGTGCACGAAGGTGCTGCCGGGCCCCGAGGGCTTCTTCTGCGAGACGTGCGACACCGCGGTGGAGCGGCTTCCCCCCGCGTGCTGCCGCACCTGCGCGGAGCCCGGCGCGTTTCCCGGGGACACGTGTCCCCGATGCCGTGCCACCCCGCCGCCCTTCGCTCGCGCCTGGGCACCCTTCGCGCACGAGGGGCCCCTGGCGCGCGCCATCCACCGGTTCAAGTACGAAGACCACCCCAACCTCGCGGGCCCGCTGGGGGCGCTGCTGGCGGACGAGGCGCGAAGCTTCCTCAGCCGTGCACCCGAGCTGGTGGTCGCGTTGCCGCTGCACACGCGGCGCTATCACGCGCGTAAGTATGACCAGGCGCAGTTGCTGGCGGGCACGCTGGCGAAGGCCACCGGGCGCAAGGCGCCCGTGGGATTGCTGACGCGGCACCGCGAGACACAGCGGCAGGTGGGGCTGAGCGAGGCGGAGCGGGCGAACAACGTCGCGGGGGCGTTCGCCGCGTCTTCCCGTGTCTCGGGGCAGCGTGTGCTGCTGGTGGACGATGTGTTCACCACCGGAGCCACCGCCAGGGCGGCGGCCTCGGCCCTGCTCGAAGCGGGCGCCGTCCAGGTGGAGATGCTGACGCTGGCGCGGGCCTTCAGCCTGGAGTGA
- a CDS encoding M1 family metallopeptidase translates to MRSLLPLALAVAVLRCAHAPEAPPAAPVATAPEWPEPQPPALRLPDSVRPTRYALDLKLLPAEPTFSGSVSIDVDVSEPVRQIWLHGQDMEFSQARIETGGRTLEARAVTASEGRLGLLLPETVQPGKARIHIAFTGKVDRERSQGLYAVEEGGEPYLYTFFEPVDARRAFPCFDEPGFKVPWTLRITAKEDHVALANHPIVSREKLPDGLARVTFAESKPMPSYLVAFVVGPFDVVDAGTAGRNAAPLRFIVPRGRGAETAYAASVTPRIVTLIEDYFDMPYPYEKLDVAVVPRYWGTMEHPGLVALGQPLTLIRPGEETLARRKWYVNIANHELGHYWFGNIVTCQWWDDIWLNESLTSWLDRKTVDPFDTSWGFGLEQSTQSTLFALDTDALAATPPVRKPANTHDEVLGSFDNGTTYAKGSAIIDMFEAWLGEERMRDLLRGHIKKHEWGVATSEDFAATLSAAAGPDLARAFRSFIDQPGAPRIAAELQCQPGAPAKLKFTQERYVPAGSTASKDQTWSVPVCVRAGSGKTSERTCTMLTEATGELALPGKSCPSWFVLNAGGTGYYRSGYTREQLNRVLAAPTEALTVRERLTLLADMEAGVRRGDLPLGDVLRYVPTTAKADHRLIMQRGARLLTFVHVDRLSDDERARYQNWVTAMYGPRARALGWEPKPGDDDAVKSLRPNLLGLAALRGEDPALVRDANRLAKAWLADRKSVHPEAVPLALMVAARNGDKAFFDTLVARARATEDRTERSRIFTTLGAFREPALVREALALVAGSEFDVRDTQSILTGAFSMPQTRALAWAFYQEHFDALASRMRSDEVAGLIGLVGMLCDEKTAAEAEAFLTPRAAKLENASLALTRAMESIHLCAASSTLNAQSVRDFLKGQPSPAKLR, encoded by the coding sequence ATGCGCTCGCTCCTTCCACTTGCACTCGCGGTCGCCGTCCTCCGCTGCGCCCATGCGCCCGAGGCGCCCCCCGCCGCTCCCGTGGCCACCGCCCCTGAATGGCCCGAACCCCAGCCCCCCGCGCTGCGGCTGCCCGACTCGGTCCGCCCCACGCGTTACGCGCTCGACCTGAAGCTGCTGCCCGCCGAGCCCACCTTCTCCGGCAGCGTCAGCATCGATGTGGACGTGAGCGAGCCGGTGCGCCAAATCTGGCTGCACGGACAGGACATGGAGTTCTCCCAGGCCCGCATCGAAACGGGAGGCCGCACGCTGGAGGCCCGCGCCGTCACCGCCAGCGAAGGACGGCTCGGTCTGCTGCTGCCCGAGACAGTCCAGCCCGGCAAGGCCCGCATCCACATCGCCTTCACCGGCAAGGTCGACCGCGAGCGCAGCCAGGGCCTCTACGCCGTGGAGGAAGGCGGCGAGCCCTACCTCTACACCTTCTTCGAGCCCGTCGACGCGCGCCGCGCCTTCCCCTGCTTCGACGAGCCGGGCTTCAAGGTGCCCTGGACGTTGCGCATCACCGCCAAGGAGGACCACGTCGCGCTCGCCAACCACCCCATCGTCTCGCGCGAGAAGCTGCCGGACGGGCTGGCGCGCGTCACGTTCGCCGAGAGCAAGCCGATGCCCAGCTACCTCGTGGCGTTCGTGGTGGGCCCCTTCGACGTGGTGGACGCGGGCACCGCGGGCCGCAACGCCGCGCCGCTGCGCTTCATCGTTCCGCGCGGCCGGGGCGCGGAGACGGCCTACGCGGCCAGCGTCACGCCGCGCATCGTCACGCTGATTGAAGACTACTTCGACATGCCGTACCCGTACGAGAAGCTCGATGTCGCGGTGGTGCCCCGCTACTGGGGCACCATGGAGCACCCGGGCCTCGTCGCGCTCGGGCAGCCGCTGACGCTCATCCGCCCCGGCGAGGAGACGCTCGCGCGCCGCAAGTGGTACGTGAACATCGCCAACCACGAACTGGGGCACTACTGGTTCGGCAACATCGTCACCTGCCAGTGGTGGGACGACATCTGGCTCAACGAGTCGCTCACCTCGTGGCTGGACCGCAAGACGGTGGACCCCTTCGACACGAGCTGGGGCTTCGGGCTGGAGCAGAGCACCCAGTCCACGCTCTTCGCGTTGGACACGGACGCGCTCGCAGCCACCCCGCCGGTGCGCAAGCCCGCCAACACGCATGACGAGGTGCTGGGCTCATTCGACAACGGCACCACGTACGCCAAGGGCTCGGCCATCATCGACATGTTCGAGGCGTGGCTCGGCGAGGAGCGCATGCGCGACCTGCTGCGCGGCCACATCAAGAAGCATGAATGGGGCGTGGCCACGTCGGAGGACTTCGCCGCCACGCTGTCGGCCGCCGCGGGGCCGGACCTCGCGCGTGCCTTCCGCAGCTTCATCGACCAGCCCGGCGCGCCGCGCATCGCCGCCGAGCTGCAATGCCAGCCGGGAGCCCCCGCGAAGCTGAAGTTCACGCAGGAGCGCTACGTCCCGGCGGGCTCCACCGCCAGCAAGGACCAGACGTGGTCCGTGCCGGTGTGTGTGCGCGCGGGCTCCGGCAAGACGTCCGAGCGCACGTGCACCATGCTGACCGAGGCCACGGGCGAGCTGGCGTTGCCCGGCAAGAGCTGCCCTTCCTGGTTCGTGCTCAACGCGGGCGGCACCGGCTACTACCGCTCTGGCTACACGCGCGAGCAACTCAACCGCGTGCTGGCCGCGCCCACGGAAGCGCTGACGGTGCGCGAGCGGCTGACCCTGTTGGCCGACATGGAGGCCGGGGTACGCCGGGGAGACCTGCCCCTGGGCGACGTCCTGCGCTACGTGCCCACCACGGCCAAGGCGGACCACCGCCTCATCATGCAGCGCGGCGCCCGGCTGCTGACCTTCGTGCACGTGGACCGGCTGTCCGACGACGAGCGCGCGCGCTACCAGAACTGGGTGACCGCGATGTACGGCCCTCGGGCCCGCGCGCTGGGCTGGGAGCCCAAGCCCGGTGATGACGACGCGGTGAAGTCGCTGCGACCCAACCTGCTGGGGCTGGCGGCGCTGCGCGGCGAGGACCCGGCCCTGGTCCGGGATGCGAACCGGCTGGCGAAGGCGTGGCTGGCGGACCGGAAGTCCGTCCACCCGGAGGCCGTTCCCCTCGCGCTGATGGTGGCGGCTCGGAACGGAGACAAGGCCTTCTTCGACACGCTGGTCGCGCGCGCCCGCGCCACGGAGGACCGGACCGAGCGCAGCCGCATCTTCACCACCCTGGGCGCCTTCCGGGAACCGGCGCTCGTGCGCGAGGCGCTCGCGCTGGTGGCCGGCAGCGAGTTCGACGTGCGCGACACCCAGTCCATCCTCACGGGGGCCTTCTCGATGCCGCAGACGCGGGCGCTCGCCTGGGCGTTCTACCAGGAGCACTTCGACGCGCTCGCCAGCCGGATGCGCTCGGACGAAGTCGCCGGGCTCATCGGACTGGTGGGCATGCTGTGCGACGAGAAGACCGCCGCCGAAGCGGAAGCCTTCCTCACCCCCCGCGCGGCGAAGCTGGAGAACGCGTCTCTCGCCCTCACCCGCGCCATGGAGTCCATCCACCTCTGCGCCGCGTCCAGCACGCTGAACGCGCAGAGCGTCAGGGACTTCCTGAAGGGCCAGCCGAGCCCCGCGAAGCTCCGCTGA